The genomic stretch TGATATGGGGCGTATTGTGATTAATACTGACGGTATAAGCGTGCTTACGTTGAAATTTTTTCACACTTTTGGCGGCGTTGAATGTCTTAGGATCAAACACAGCACGTGGAGACGGGCTCCACCATAAAATCGGTTCGCCCGGGCCATACCAGGGAAATATACCGTTCTGGTAGCCGTTAAGAATCCGGTTTGGGTGCAGATCGCCACCAAAAGCCAGCAGGCCGTTTGGCTCTTGCAGAGCAAGGTAGGGGGATGGAAAACTAAAATCATCCCTGGCTAACTCGGTGAGATAAATCGTCATAGTAAGCGTTTCCGGTAATCAAGAACCCGACAGGAGTAAAACATGAACAAGTGGATTTGGATCTTATTGATTTTTCCTCTCTTTGCCAATGCTGCCTATCAGCGAAATCAGGCAAGGCCGGTAAATGAGGTGGTGTTTGGTACTGTAGATACAGTACGTTACATCTCTCAGCAGGACATTGTCCATTCTAAGGCGAATGGTTGGGAAACCCTGCTTGGTGCAGTCGTCGGTGGTTTGATTGGCCATCAGTTCGGTGATGGGCACGGACGACAGGTTGCGACAGCGGTTGGTGCTATTGCCGGAGCGGGTATCGTCCGTCATCAGGGCGATCAGAGTTATCAGGTTGAATACCGTCTGGTTGAAATCCTGATTAAGACCGAGGATGGCCAATTGATTGACGTTATTCAGGACATTGATAACCAGATGCTGTTTGCCGCCGGTGATCGGGTACGTATCCTCTATTTTAATG from Vibrio ostreae encodes the following:
- a CDS encoding outer membrane lipoprotein is translated as MNKWIWILLIFPLFANAAYQRNQARPVNEVVFGTVDTVRYISQQDIVHSKANGWETLLGAVVGGLIGHQFGDGHGRQVATAVGAIAGAGIVRHQGDQSYQVEYRLVEILIKTEDGQLIDVIQDIDNQMLFAAGDRVRILYFNDGVRVDKEM